Proteins encoded within one genomic window of Panicum virgatum strain AP13 chromosome 1N, P.virgatum_v5, whole genome shotgun sequence:
- the LOC120656754 gene encoding tRNA pseudouridine synthase 1-like isoform X1: MAAASPPPSPPSAKRPKMSSSSDPEADAEPTSPSAAAGAGADPGQPRRPRYKRRKVAILLGYCGAGYQGMQKNPGARTIEGDLEEALYQAGAVPEADRAAPRRYDWARAARTDKGVSAAAQVVSGRFYVDPPGFIDRLNAQLAPQIRAYGYVRVTNSFSAKKFCDRRRYLYLLPVFALDPSAHPDREAVMASMGSGGELTKCLECSERGRKVPGAMGREGKLPSPGENGADAPVEGTVDSHDESGSIGDVKCDPTISDGGNTSAHGELGLSSNEKLDLPASGDGTEAGNAELGSNGVPDAVHSGSADADASIGNEEIKVEATDTEEKVQCMDFEKSNGEGKPPTKSPFSYTNEVKERFNRILKYYVGTHNFHNFTTRTKAEDPAAKRFIISFAADRVVSLDGIDFIRCEVVGQSFMLHQIRKMIGLAVAVMRNCAPESIYDVAFRKDVNLNVPTAPEVGLYLDECMFTSYNKKWKDSHEAVSMEPYYEEAEEFKIKYIFPHIAAMEHKEGAVALWLHSLNNRNYPDFRYMETACAEAKVGAEVAADDEAKVGAEVDSIEEVQMPGDNVSE; this comes from the exons atggccgccgcctcgccgccgccctccccacCCTCCGCCAAGCGCCCCAAGATGTCCTCCTCGTCCGACCCGGAGGCCGACGCCGAGCccacctcgccctccgccgccgccggcgcgggcgccgacCCCGGGCAGCCCCGCCGCCCCAGGTACAAGCGCCGCAAGGTCGCCATCCTCCTCGGCTACTGCGGCGCCGGGTACCAGGGCATGCAGAAGAACCCCGGCGCGCGCACCATCGAGGGCGACCTCGAGGAGGCGCTCTACCAGGCGGGCGCCGTGCCCGAGGccgaccgcgccgcgccgcgccggtacGACtgggcgcgcgccgcgcgcaccgACAAAGGCGTCAGCGCCGCGGCGCAGGTGGTGTCTGGACGCTTCTACGTCGACCCGCCGGGCTTCATCGACCGCCTCAACGCCCAGCTCGCGCCGCAGATCCGCGCCTACGGCTACGTGCGCGTCACCAACTCGTTCAGCGCGAAGAAATTCTGCGACCGACGGAGGTACCTTTACCTGCTCCCCGTGTTCGCGCTTGACCCCAGCGCGCACCCGGACCGCGAGGCCGTCATGGCGAGCATGGGGAGTGGAGGCGAGCTTACGAAGTGCCTCGAGTGCTCTGAGAGGGGGAGGAAGGTGCCTGGTGCCATGGGCCGGGAGGGGAAGCTGCCTAGCCCCGGGGAGAATGGCGCTGATGCTCCCGTGGAGGGAACTGTGGACAGTCATGACGAATCTGGATCTATTGGGGATGTGAAATGCGATCCAACAATTTCAGATGGTGGAAACACCAGTGCCCATGGTGAACTTGGATTGAGCAGCAACGAGAAGCTTGATTTACCAGCCTCTGGAGATGGAACCGAAGCTGGAAATGCTGAGCTGGGATCAAACGGTGTTCCTGATGCTGTTCATTCAG GTTCAGCTGATGCAGATGCTTCAATTGGCAATGAGGAGATTAAAGTTGAAGCCACTGATACTGAAGAGAAAGTGCAATGTATGGATTTCGAGAAGAGCAATGGAGAAGGGAAGCCACCAACCAAGAGTCCCTTTTCTTACACTAATGAAGTGAAGGAGAGATTCAACAGGATTCTCAAATACTATGTTGGAACCCATAATTTCCATAACTTCACCACAAGAACTAAGGCAGAGGATCCTGCAGCCAAAAGGTTTATCATTTCCTTTGCTGCCGATCGTGTTGTTAGCCTGGATGGAATAGATTTTATCAGGTGTGAAGTTGTTGGCCAGAGTTTCATGCTGCATCAGATCCGGAAGATGATTGGCCTTGCTGTAGCTGTGATGAGGAACTGTGCACCTGAATCAATTTATGATGTCGCCTTTCGCAA GGATGTCAACCTTAACGTGCCTACTGCACCTGAGGTTGGGCTGTACCTAGATGAATGCATGTTCACCTCATACAATAAGAAATGGAAGGATTCACATGAGGCAGTTTCCATGGAACCTTATTATGAGGAGGCTGAAGAGTTCAAGATCAAATATATTTTCCCTCATATTGCGGCGATGGAACACAAAGAGGGAGCCGTAGCTCTGTGGTTGCACTCATTGAATAACAGGAATTATCCAGATTTCCGCTACATGGAAACTGCTTGTGCTGAGGCCAAGGTTGGTGCTGAAGTTGCTGCTGACGACGAGGCCAaggttggggctgaagttgatAGTATTGAAGAAGTACAAATGCCAGGTGATAATGTAAGTGAGTAA
- the LOC120656754 gene encoding tRNA pseudouridine synthase 1-like isoform X3, with product MAAASPPPSPPSAKRPKMSSSSDPEADAEPTSPSAAAGAGADPGQPRRPRYKRRKVAILLGYCGAGYQGMQKNPGARTIEGDLEEALYQAGAVPEADRAAPRRYDWARAARTDKGVSAAAQVVSGRFYVDPPGFIDRLNAQLAPQIRAYGYVRVTNSFSAKKFCDRRRYLYLLPVFALDPSAHPDREAVMASMGSGGELTKCLECSERGRKVPGAMGREGKLPSPGENGADAPVEGTVDSHDESGSIGDVKCDPTISDGGNTSAHGELGLSSNEKLDLPASGDGTEAGNAELGSNGVPDAVHSDASIGNEEIKVEATDTEEKVQCMDFEKSNGEGKPPTKSPFSYTNEVKERFNRILKYYVGTHNFHNFTTRTKAEDPAAKRFIISFAADRVVSLDGIDFIRCEVVGQSFMLHQIRKMIGLAVAVMRNCAPESIYDVAFRKDVNLNVPTAPEVGLYLDECMFTSYNKKWKDSHEAVSMEPYYEEAEEFKIKYIFPHIAAMEHKEGAVALWLHSLNNRNYPDFRYMETACAEAKVGAEVAADDEAKVGAEVDSIEEVQMPGDNVSE from the exons atggccgccgcctcgccgccgccctccccacCCTCCGCCAAGCGCCCCAAGATGTCCTCCTCGTCCGACCCGGAGGCCGACGCCGAGCccacctcgccctccgccgccgccggcgcgggcgccgacCCCGGGCAGCCCCGCCGCCCCAGGTACAAGCGCCGCAAGGTCGCCATCCTCCTCGGCTACTGCGGCGCCGGGTACCAGGGCATGCAGAAGAACCCCGGCGCGCGCACCATCGAGGGCGACCTCGAGGAGGCGCTCTACCAGGCGGGCGCCGTGCCCGAGGccgaccgcgccgcgccgcgccggtacGACtgggcgcgcgccgcgcgcaccgACAAAGGCGTCAGCGCCGCGGCGCAGGTGGTGTCTGGACGCTTCTACGTCGACCCGCCGGGCTTCATCGACCGCCTCAACGCCCAGCTCGCGCCGCAGATCCGCGCCTACGGCTACGTGCGCGTCACCAACTCGTTCAGCGCGAAGAAATTCTGCGACCGACGGAGGTACCTTTACCTGCTCCCCGTGTTCGCGCTTGACCCCAGCGCGCACCCGGACCGCGAGGCCGTCATGGCGAGCATGGGGAGTGGAGGCGAGCTTACGAAGTGCCTCGAGTGCTCTGAGAGGGGGAGGAAGGTGCCTGGTGCCATGGGCCGGGAGGGGAAGCTGCCTAGCCCCGGGGAGAATGGCGCTGATGCTCCCGTGGAGGGAACTGTGGACAGTCATGACGAATCTGGATCTATTGGGGATGTGAAATGCGATCCAACAATTTCAGATGGTGGAAACACCAGTGCCCATGGTGAACTTGGATTGAGCAGCAACGAGAAGCTTGATTTACCAGCCTCTGGAGATGGAACCGAAGCTGGAAATGCTGAGCTGGGATCAAACGGTGTTCCTGATGCTGTTCATTCAG ATGCTTCAATTGGCAATGAGGAGATTAAAGTTGAAGCCACTGATACTGAAGAGAAAGTGCAATGTATGGATTTCGAGAAGAGCAATGGAGAAGGGAAGCCACCAACCAAGAGTCCCTTTTCTTACACTAATGAAGTGAAGGAGAGATTCAACAGGATTCTCAAATACTATGTTGGAACCCATAATTTCCATAACTTCACCACAAGAACTAAGGCAGAGGATCCTGCAGCCAAAAGGTTTATCATTTCCTTTGCTGCCGATCGTGTTGTTAGCCTGGATGGAATAGATTTTATCAGGTGTGAAGTTGTTGGCCAGAGTTTCATGCTGCATCAGATCCGGAAGATGATTGGCCTTGCTGTAGCTGTGATGAGGAACTGTGCACCTGAATCAATTTATGATGTCGCCTTTCGCAA GGATGTCAACCTTAACGTGCCTACTGCACCTGAGGTTGGGCTGTACCTAGATGAATGCATGTTCACCTCATACAATAAGAAATGGAAGGATTCACATGAGGCAGTTTCCATGGAACCTTATTATGAGGAGGCTGAAGAGTTCAAGATCAAATATATTTTCCCTCATATTGCGGCGATGGAACACAAAGAGGGAGCCGTAGCTCTGTGGTTGCACTCATTGAATAACAGGAATTATCCAGATTTCCGCTACATGGAAACTGCTTGTGCTGAGGCCAAGGTTGGTGCTGAAGTTGCTGCTGACGACGAGGCCAaggttggggctgaagttgatAGTATTGAAGAAGTACAAATGCCAGGTGATAATGTAAGTGAGTAA
- the LOC120654201 gene encoding GDSL esterase/lipase At4g16230-like, with product MADRTTLAALCLLVLAAATGAEAARHPRLVPAVFVFGDSTVDVGNNNHLNITAAARANYPHYGVDLPGSPPTGRFSNGLNTADLLARGLGFRWSPPAYLSLTEKTIRSQMYKGVNFASGGSGLADSTGRFLFGEVIPMSRQLEYFSGVVEHMTKLSGRKKTASLLCKSIFLISAGSNDMFEYSASPGDDLEFLGGLVDAYKSYITALYKMGARKFSVISIPPLGCLPSQRLRRLKQLGTQGCFDPLNDLTLRSYPMLAAMLRDLSRELPGMAYSLADAFAMVSFVFENPRTNAWSFTELEAACCGGGPFGAAQPCDETAPVCADRDGYLFWDANHPTQAVSVISAQTIFAGNRSFVKPVNVRELALL from the exons ATGGCCGACCGGACCACGCTCGCAGCGCTGTGCCTGCTCGtgctcgcggcggcgacgggcgcggaggcggcgaggcACCCACGGCTCGTCCCCGCTGTGTTCGTGTTCGGCGACTCCACGGTGGACGTCGGCAACAACAACCACCTCAACATCACCGCCGCGGCCAGGGCCAACTACCCCCACTACGGCGTGGACCTCCCCGGGTCGCCGCCGACCGGCCGGTTCAGCAACGGCCTCAACACGGCGGACCTGCTAG CTCGGGGCCTTGGGTTCAGGTGGAGCCCACCGGCTTACCTCTCGCTGACGGAGAAGACCATCAGGTCCCAGATGTACAAAGGCGTCAACTTCGCGTCAGGAGGGTCCGGGCTTGCAGACAGCACCGGCCGTTTCCTG TTCGGCGAGGTGATCCCGATGTCCCGGCAGCTGGAGTACTTCTCAGGTGTTGTCGAGCACATGACCAAGCTGTCAGGCAGGAAGAAGACGGCCAGCCTCCTCTGCAAGTCCATCTTCCTCATCAGCGCCGGCAGCAACGACATGTTCGAGTACTCCGCGTCCCCTGGCGACGACCTCGAGTTCTTGGGCGGCCTCGTTGACGCCTACAAAAGCTACATCACA GCCCTGTACAAGATGGGCGCTCGGAAGTTCAGCGTCATCAGCATCCCGCCGCTGGGGTGCCTGCCGTcgcagcggctgcggcggctgaAGCAGCTGGGCACCCAGGGCTGCTTCGACCCGCTCAACGACCTCACGCTGCGCTCCTACCCGATGCTCGCCGCGATGCTGCGCGACCTGTCCCGCGAGCTGCCCGGCATGGCCTACTCCCTCGCCGACGCCTTCGCCATGGTCTCCTTCGTCTTCGAGAACCCGAGGACCAACGCCTGGA GCTTCACGGAGCTGGAGGCGGCGTGCTGCGGCGGGGGGCCCTTCGGGGCGGCGCAACCGTGCGACGAGACGGCGCCGGTTTGCGCCGACCGCGACGGCTACCTGTTCTGGGACGCGAACCATCCCACGCAGGCCGTGTCGGTCATCTCCGCGCAGACCATTTTCGCCGGCAACCGGAGCTTCGTCAAACCCGTCAACGTCAGGGAGCTGGCCCTGCTGTGA
- the LOC120656755 gene encoding ganglioside-induced differentiation-associated protein 2-like — MVITVEKDAAAGGEAALLLERSRAITVQGRDRKGRDVVRVVGSYFPARALGGRAEEALRAYLRERVLPAIGDREFVVVYMHSRVDRGGNFPGVGAIRGAYESLPAAAKDRLRAVYFVHPALQSRLFLATFGRFLFSSGLYEKLRYMSRLEYMWVHMDKGQLEVPDCVLEHDEELERRPLMDYGIEATESRCVYEYDAASMDTSASLHSLRCVS, encoded by the exons ATGGTGATCACCGTCgagaaggacgcggcggcgggcggcgaggcggcgctgctgctggagCGCAGCCGGGCGATCACGGTCCAGGGCCGCGACAGGAAGGGCCGCGACGTCGTCAGGGTCGTCGGCAGCTACTTCCCAG CGCGCGCgctgggcgggcgggcggaggaggcgctcCGGGCTTACCTGCGGGAGCGCGTGCTCCCGGCGATCGGGGACCGCGAGTTCGTGGTGGTGTACATGCACTCCCGCGTCGACCGCGGCGGCAACTTCCCCGGCGTCGGCGCGATCCGCGGCGCCTACGAgtcgctgccggccgccgccaaggACAGGCTGCGCGCCGTCTACTTCGTGCACCCGGCGCTCCAGTCCAGGCTCTTTCTCGCCACCTTCGGCCGCTTCCTCTTCAGCTCCGG GCTGTACGAGAAGCTGAGGTACATGAGCAGGCTCGAGTACATGTGGGTGCACATGGACAAGGGGCAGCTGGAGGTCCCGGACTGCGTGCTCGAGCACGACGAGGAGCTGGAGCGCCGCCCGCTCATGGACTACGGCATCGAGGCCACGGAGAGCCGCTGCGTGTACGAGTACGACGCCGCGTCCATGGACACCTCGGCGTCCCTGCACTCGCTCCGCTGCGTCTCCTAG
- the LOC120656754 gene encoding tRNA pseudouridine synthase 1-like isoform X2: MAAASPPPSPPSAKRPKMSSSSDPEADAEPTSPSAAAGAGADPGQPRRPRYKRRKVAILLGYCGAGYQGMQKNPGARTIEGDLEEALYQAGAVPEADRAAPRRYDWARAARTDKGVSAAAQVVSGRFYVDPPGFIDRLNAQLAPQIRAYGYVRVTNSFSAKKFCDRRRYLYLLPVFALDPSAHPDREAVMASMGSGGELTKCLECSERGRKVPGAMGREGKLPSPGENGADAPVEGTVDSHDESGSIGDVKCDPTISDGGNTSAHGELGLSSNEKLDLPASGDGTEAGNAELGSNGVPDAVHSADADASIGNEEIKVEATDTEEKVQCMDFEKSNGEGKPPTKSPFSYTNEVKERFNRILKYYVGTHNFHNFTTRTKAEDPAAKRFIISFAADRVVSLDGIDFIRCEVVGQSFMLHQIRKMIGLAVAVMRNCAPESIYDVAFRKDVNLNVPTAPEVGLYLDECMFTSYNKKWKDSHEAVSMEPYYEEAEEFKIKYIFPHIAAMEHKEGAVALWLHSLNNRNYPDFRYMETACAEAKVGAEVAADDEAKVGAEVDSIEEVQMPGDNVSE; the protein is encoded by the exons atggccgccgcctcgccgccgccctccccacCCTCCGCCAAGCGCCCCAAGATGTCCTCCTCGTCCGACCCGGAGGCCGACGCCGAGCccacctcgccctccgccgccgccggcgcgggcgccgacCCCGGGCAGCCCCGCCGCCCCAGGTACAAGCGCCGCAAGGTCGCCATCCTCCTCGGCTACTGCGGCGCCGGGTACCAGGGCATGCAGAAGAACCCCGGCGCGCGCACCATCGAGGGCGACCTCGAGGAGGCGCTCTACCAGGCGGGCGCCGTGCCCGAGGccgaccgcgccgcgccgcgccggtacGACtgggcgcgcgccgcgcgcaccgACAAAGGCGTCAGCGCCGCGGCGCAGGTGGTGTCTGGACGCTTCTACGTCGACCCGCCGGGCTTCATCGACCGCCTCAACGCCCAGCTCGCGCCGCAGATCCGCGCCTACGGCTACGTGCGCGTCACCAACTCGTTCAGCGCGAAGAAATTCTGCGACCGACGGAGGTACCTTTACCTGCTCCCCGTGTTCGCGCTTGACCCCAGCGCGCACCCGGACCGCGAGGCCGTCATGGCGAGCATGGGGAGTGGAGGCGAGCTTACGAAGTGCCTCGAGTGCTCTGAGAGGGGGAGGAAGGTGCCTGGTGCCATGGGCCGGGAGGGGAAGCTGCCTAGCCCCGGGGAGAATGGCGCTGATGCTCCCGTGGAGGGAACTGTGGACAGTCATGACGAATCTGGATCTATTGGGGATGTGAAATGCGATCCAACAATTTCAGATGGTGGAAACACCAGTGCCCATGGTGAACTTGGATTGAGCAGCAACGAGAAGCTTGATTTACCAGCCTCTGGAGATGGAACCGAAGCTGGAAATGCTGAGCTGGGATCAAACGGTGTTCCTGATGCTGTTCATTCAG CTGATGCAGATGCTTCAATTGGCAATGAGGAGATTAAAGTTGAAGCCACTGATACTGAAGAGAAAGTGCAATGTATGGATTTCGAGAAGAGCAATGGAGAAGGGAAGCCACCAACCAAGAGTCCCTTTTCTTACACTAATGAAGTGAAGGAGAGATTCAACAGGATTCTCAAATACTATGTTGGAACCCATAATTTCCATAACTTCACCACAAGAACTAAGGCAGAGGATCCTGCAGCCAAAAGGTTTATCATTTCCTTTGCTGCCGATCGTGTTGTTAGCCTGGATGGAATAGATTTTATCAGGTGTGAAGTTGTTGGCCAGAGTTTCATGCTGCATCAGATCCGGAAGATGATTGGCCTTGCTGTAGCTGTGATGAGGAACTGTGCACCTGAATCAATTTATGATGTCGCCTTTCGCAA GGATGTCAACCTTAACGTGCCTACTGCACCTGAGGTTGGGCTGTACCTAGATGAATGCATGTTCACCTCATACAATAAGAAATGGAAGGATTCACATGAGGCAGTTTCCATGGAACCTTATTATGAGGAGGCTGAAGAGTTCAAGATCAAATATATTTTCCCTCATATTGCGGCGATGGAACACAAAGAGGGAGCCGTAGCTCTGTGGTTGCACTCATTGAATAACAGGAATTATCCAGATTTCCGCTACATGGAAACTGCTTGTGCTGAGGCCAAGGTTGGTGCTGAAGTTGCTGCTGACGACGAGGCCAaggttggggctgaagttgatAGTATTGAAGAAGTACAAATGCCAGGTGATAATGTAAGTGAGTAA